One Brassica napus cultivar Da-Ae chromosome C4, Da-Ae, whole genome shotgun sequence genomic region harbors:
- the LOC125585067 gene encoding glucan endo-1,3-beta-glucosidase-like produces MATTPHFLTLPSLLLASVVIFLLSSKTSAIGINYGTQGNLPPPQQVVDFIKTKTIIDSVKIYDANPDILRALSGTGIDVTIMVPNGNIPALANVENARQWVGANVLPFHQQTKIKYICVGNEILLTKDNNLISNLIPAMQSLHEALKVSGLPDMKVTTPHAFTVVYNQNAPSESRFNDEQKDIFAKILEFNRQAKSPFMISAYPYFMVDPNNVNYAIFGPSNAITDTKTGKTYNNMFDAVMDATYSAMNALGYGDVDIAVGETGWPSACDAAWCTPQNAANYNINIIKRSQNIGTPLMPNRHVDIYLFALFNEDGKPGPTSEKNWGLFKPDFSPVYDVGVLRGGDTGPPPSSSEKWCVAKQEATNEQLQANIDWVCSQGIDCKNISPDGICFDNNNMKARSSFVMNVYYQSKGGSEEACNFSGSGVVTTTNPSTSSCVMQNVEGGSVHGT; encoded by the exons ATGGCGACAACACCACATTTTTTAACTCTCCCTTCCCTCCTCCTAGCCTCGGTCGTGATATTCCTACTCTCATCAAAGACATCTGCCATAGGTATTAACTATGGTACACAGGGGAACCTTCCACCGCCGCAGCAAGTGGTGGACTTCATCAAAACAAAAACCATTATCGACAGTGTCAAGATCTATGATGCGAATCCTGACATCCTCCGAGCCCTATCAGGGACTGGAATAGACGTCACCATTATGGTCCCTAATGGTAACATTCCAGCGTTGGCCAACGTTGAAAATGCTCGTCAATGGGTCGGTGCCAATGTCTTGCCATTTCACCAACAAACTAAGATCAAATACATCTGTGTTGGGAATGAGATTCTTCTTACAAAAGACAATAACTTGATCTCAAATCTAATTCCGGCAATGCAAAGTCTTCACGAAGCTTTGAAAGTTTCCGGTCTACCAGATATGAAG GTGACCACTCCACATGCGTTTACGGTAGTCTATAACCAAAATGCACCAAGCGAGAGCAGATTTAATGACGAGCAAAAAGACATTTTTGCTAAGATCTTGGAGTTCAATCGTCAGGCCAAATCCCCATTCATGATCAGCGCTTACCCTTATTTTATGGTGGACCCGAACAATGTCAATTACGCTATATTTGGTCCGTCAAATGCTATAACGGATACTAAAACGGGAAAAACCTATAACAACATGTTCGATGCAGTCATGGATGCAACTTATTCAGCTATGAATGCTCTCGGCTATGGCGATGTAGATATTGCAGTAGGAGAAACCGGTTGGCCTAGCGCTTGCGACGCTGCATGGTGCACGCCTCAAAACGCAGCAAACTACAACATTAACATCATCAAGCGTTCACAAAATATAGGGACACCTCTTATGCCTAATCGCCACGTCGATATCTACTTATTCGCATTGTTCAATGAGGATGGTAAACCCGGTCCAACCTCTGAGAAAAATTGGGGGCTATTCAAACCAGATTTTTCTCCGGTTTATGATGTTGGGGTCTTACGAGGTGGTGATACAGGTCCACCGCCAAGTAGTAGTGAAAAATGGTGCGTGGCGAAACAAGAAGCGACAAACGAACAACTACAAGCGAATATTGACTGGGTGTGTAGCCAAGGTATTGATTGTAAGAACATCTCACCTGATGGCATATGTTTtgacaacaacaacatgaaggCACGATCGTCGTTCGTCATGAACGTTTATTACCAAAGCAAAGGTGGCTCGGAAGAGGCTTGTAATTTCAGCGGTAGTGGTGTCGTCACTACTACCAATCCAAGCACTAGCTCATGCGTCATGCAAAACGTGGAAGGCGGATCCGTACATGGAACTTAA